In Carassius auratus strain Wakin unplaced genomic scaffold, ASM336829v1 scaf_tig00214480, whole genome shotgun sequence, a single genomic region encodes these proteins:
- the LOC113092131 gene encoding serine/threonine-protein kinase PSK2-like, with the protein MGLLSRLKKVTGLESVQEPCVHPKDSPIMTENRQPAPVGALETDVGRKMKSFWKWAALHFVSRRKGTYDLAKAEEKYGIEAETQWRDNDDPAPEDLLDAEEQQKHSVLDKNQSELCVHPKDGPITSESRHPHLSVSAAEIDEGREEEEKKKKKKSFWKWAAHHFPCSGAGRYNLSEAEEKCWKEAVTQWRDSDDQSVHEHCVQPKDSPTSSEEMPVSAVENDGGRTEAGREEVLLTAEEQLVQDILDKGHIRKQYKIGHMLGEGGCGSVYEGTRCEDGLKVAVKCSEKTPGMSYIRVPGHLKRLPMEIGLMLMANNGPSVSQIIKLLDWEEDKDHYVIVMERPVPCVDLFSFVDDEGSLDEGIARNIMRQVIDAAKTCCDRGVFHRDIKLENILVNQDTMEVKLIDFGCGAVMKKSAFKSFSGTKPYCPPEFNLKGRYKAKPTTVWTLGFILYEMLCGECPTSYDRHKITVNLWTRPGLSKECCQMICDCLQPDPQKRLSLDEMHLHDWFKVRRIRLVKLFVGLV; encoded by the exons ATGGGACTGCTTTCTAGACTGAAAAAAGTGACTGGTTTGGAGAGTGTACAAGAACCCTGTGTACACCCCAAAGACTCCCCCATCATGACGGAGAACCGTCAACCGGCGCCGGTTGGTGCTCTTGAGACCGATGTAGGGAGAAAGATGAAGAGCTTCTGGAAGTGGGCCGCTCTTCACTTTGTTTCCCGCAGAAAGGGAACATATGACCTGGCCAAAGCTGAGGAGAAATACGGGATAGAGGCAGAAACACAGTGGAGAGATAACGATG ATCCAGCTCCTGAAGACCTCCTTGATGCTGAAGAACAGCAGAAACACAGCGTCCTGGACAAGA ACCAGAGTGAACTCTGTGTACATCCTAAAGACGGCCCCATCACGTCAGAGAGCCGTCATCCTCATCTGTCTGTTAGTGCTGCTGAGATTGATGaagggagagaggaggaggagaagaagaagaagaagaagagcttcTGGAAGTGGGCCGCTCATCACTTTCCTTGCAGTGGAGCTGGAAGATATAATCTGTCCGAAGCCGAGGAGAAATGCTGGAAAGAGGCGGTAACACAGTGGAGAGATAGCGATG ACCAGAGTGTACACGAACACTGTGTACAACCCAAAGACTCCCCCACCAGCTCTGAAGAGATGCCTGTTAGTGCTGTTGAGAACGATGGAGGGAGAACGGAGGCAGGGAGAGAGGAAGTCCTCCTCACTGCTGAGGAACAGCTCGTGCAGGACATCCTGGACAAGG GTCACATTCGCAAGCAATATAAAATCGGCCACATGCTTGGTGAAGGAGGATGTGGCAGTGTTTATGAAGGGACTCGCTGCGAGGATGGACTTAAG GTGGCTGTGAAATGTTCAGAGAAGACGCCAGGCATGTCATATATCAGAGTG CCTGGTCATCTCAAACGTCTGCCAATGGAGATTGGCCTGATGCTCATGGCCAACAATGGACCCAGCGTTTCCCAGATCATTAAGCTGCTTGACTGGGAGGAAGACAAAGATCACTACGTGATAGTCATGGAGCGACCAGTGCCTTGCGtggatttgtttagttttgtggATGATGAAGGAAGCCTTGACGAGGGGATTGCAAGAAATATTATGCGGCAGGTCATCGATGCCGCTAAAACTTGCTGTGATCGTGGCGTCTTCCATCGTGATATAAAACTGGAGAACATCTTGGTGAACCAGGACACCATGGAGGTCAAATTAATTGACTTTGGGTGTGGTGCAGTCATGAAGAAATCTGCCTTCAAATCCTTTAGTG GCACGAAACCGTACTGTCCACCTGAGTTCAACTTGAAGGGCAGGTACAAAGCAAAGCCAACCACAGTGTGGACTCTAGGGTTCATCTTGTATGAAATGCTGTGCGGGGAATGTCCTACATCCTACGACCGACACAAGATCACTGTGAACCTCTGGACCAGACCTGGCTTGTCAAAAG AATGCTGCCAGATGATTTGTGATTGTCTGCAGCCGGATCCACAGAAGAGACTCAGTCTGGACGAGATGCATCTCCACGACTGGTTTAAGGTACGGCGTATAAGACTAGTTAAGCTTTTTGTTGGTTTAGTTTGA